The following are from one region of the Verrucomicrobiia bacterium genome:
- the obgE gene encoding GTPase ObgE — protein MFVDKVQVLVKAGDGGNGAVSFRHEKFIDRGGPDGGDGGDGGDIIFQASQSENTLATFRFQKRLVAADGQPGLKTKKHGRNGQDMTVRVPVGTVVTDTEGKVLADLVQEGYEVIIAEGGKGGFGNAHFVSSTRQAPRMAEKGEKGDDRELTLELKMIADVGLVGLPNAGKSTLLSVISNARPEIANYPFTTLRPNLGVVDVHDTALLFADIPGLIEGASQGKGLGDEFLRHIERTLVLVHMIDAYQDDVTVAYKTIQDELKAYKIDLTKRPQIVVLNKVEGLDDDIVASLLADLKAVTPRGAKLLAISAQTKAGVKELLLAVKDKVAKEHAKQAKKQEVTDTAMPILRLKNTEDAWKVEKLAGGGFRVSGRKIERFAMRTDFENFHATQRLRDIMKKMGIMHELRRQGLETGHKIFIGQDNLEY, from the coding sequence ATGTTTGTAGATAAAGTACAAGTTTTGGTCAAGGCCGGCGACGGCGGCAATGGTGCCGTTAGTTTTCGTCATGAGAAATTTATAGACAGAGGCGGCCCAGATGGCGGCGATGGCGGCGATGGCGGCGACATTATCTTTCAGGCCAGCCAAAGCGAAAATACCCTGGCTACCTTTCGGTTCCAAAAGCGGCTGGTTGCCGCAGATGGCCAACCCGGGCTCAAGACTAAAAAGCACGGCAGAAACGGCCAAGATATGACGGTCAGGGTGCCAGTAGGTACCGTGGTGACAGATACGGAAGGCAAGGTGCTAGCCGACCTAGTCCAAGAAGGCTACGAAGTGATTATTGCCGAGGGCGGCAAGGGCGGTTTTGGCAATGCTCACTTTGTTAGCAGTACGCGCCAGGCCCCGCGCATGGCCGAAAAAGGCGAAAAGGGTGACGATAGAGAGCTGACCCTAGAACTCAAGATGATCGCCGATGTCGGCCTGGTGGGTTTGCCAAACGCCGGCAAATCTACGCTACTGAGCGTTATTAGCAATGCCAGGCCAGAGATTGCTAATTACCCCTTTACTACCCTCCGACCCAACCTGGGTGTGGTAGATGTGCATGACACTGCCCTTTTGTTTGCCGATATTCCGGGTCTCATAGAGGGTGCCAGCCAAGGCAAGGGGCTAGGGGATGAGTTCTTGCGCCACATAGAGCGTACGCTGGTACTGGTGCACATGATAGATGCCTACCAAGACGATGTGACTGTTGCATACAAAACAATCCAAGACGAGCTAAAGGCTTACAAAATAGATCTCACCAAGCGTCCCCAGATAGTCGTGCTCAACAAGGTAGAAGGGCTGGACGACGACATCGTGGCTTCACTGCTGGCTGATCTGAAGGCCGTAACACCCCGGGGGGCTAAGCTGCTGGCTATTTCGGCACAGACCAAAGCAGGCGTAAAAGAGTTGCTGCTGGCAGTCAAAGACAAAGTAGCCAAAGAGCACGCTAAACAAGCCAAAAAACAAGAGGTAACTGACACGGCCATGCCGATCCTACGACTCAAAAATACCGAGGACGCCTGGAAGGTAGAGAAGCTTGCTGGCGGCGGCTTCCGGGTTTCTGGCCGCAAGATAGAGCGCTTTGCTATGCGCACTGATTTTGAAAACTTTCACGCCACTCAGCGTCTGCGGGACATTATGAAAAAAATGGGCATCATGCACGAGCTCAGACGCCAAGGCCTGGAGACCGGCCACAAAATATTTATTGGACAAGACAACCTAGAGTACTAA
- a CDS encoding peptidoglycan-binding protein yields the protein MTAKGTKKVPAKSSNKGKQVKKASKLPGFFSLSNKKFILLTVFIVGFVVAGSYWLYQSSSARVAKDDSTVQGCEALGVVLKQGSKGSCVKAVQKVLNSAKTKYGSTAHWGYLTEDGVYGPATALTVAAYQKRVNSSPFFPDRRPIDVDGSVGPQTWFWFRQITCVDVNTPACGD from the coding sequence ATGACGGCCAAGGGCACCAAAAAAGTACCTGCAAAGTCATCGAATAAGGGTAAACAAGTGAAGAAGGCAAGCAAGTTACCGGGGTTTTTCAGTCTAAGTAATAAAAAATTCATACTCTTGACGGTTTTTATCGTTGGCTTTGTGGTTGCGGGGTCGTACTGGCTTTATCAGAGTAGTTCTGCCAGAGTCGCCAAAGACGACAGTACGGTACAGGGGTGCGAGGCTCTAGGTGTTGTGCTCAAGCAGGGCTCTAAAGGTTCATGCGTGAAAGCTGTACAAAAAGTTCTAAATAGTGCTAAAACCAAATATGGCAGTACGGCGCATTGGGGCTATTTAACCGAGGATGGAGTCTATGGCCCTGCTACTGCTTTGACGGTGGCTGCATACCAGAAGCGTGTCAATAGTTCTCCCTTTTTTCCAGATAGACGGCCCATTGATGTAGATGGGTCGGTGGGACCACAGACATGGTTCTGGTTCCGGCAGATTACTTGTGTCGATGTCAATACGCCTGCCTGCGGGGATTAA
- a CDS encoding peptidoglycan-binding domain-containing protein, with the protein MLLVFVVGFGAAGSYWLFQSSSAAPAKPGFDLTKAWGCKGTDATLRAAPGGKVGSEGSCAKAAQSIVNGANRLYPNSNWSIIGEDGKYGGQTAAAVSAYQGYMRISADGVVGPVTWEKMLDTCEYLRRRDIAPSGC; encoded by the coding sequence ATGTTACTGGTTTTTGTGGTTGGCTTTGGAGCGGCTGGATCGTACTGGCTCTTCCAGTCTAGTTCTGCTGCACCCGCCAAGCCTGGCTTTGATCTCACTAAAGCCTGGGGGTGTAAGGGTACGGATGCCACACTTCGGGCGGCGCCCGGTGGCAAGGTCGGTTCTGAGGGCTCGTGCGCCAAAGCTGCGCAGAGTATAGTGAATGGTGCGAATCGTCTGTATCCCAATAGTAACTGGTCTATAATAGGAGAAGACGGTAAGTACGGGGGGCAGACGGCCGCCGCTGTGAGTGCTTATCAGGGATACATGAGAATTTCGGCAGATGGCGTTGTTGGCCCAGTCACCTGGGAAAAAATGCTCGATACGTGTGAGTATTTGCGTCGGCGGGATATAGCTCCTTCCGGATGCTAG
- a CDS encoding cohesin domain-containing protein has protein sequence MDLAKIKRVVLWVAVLVGFLGFGQSASAATGTIYLAPAITNLTNGAEVSMALRINPGVDVNGVQAEITYDGSKLQLVSASDAGSAFPEIAEQNVAANPISLTRTTSGNTVNVDSLIITLRFKAVAASGSTTISLTGNAAQGTTVTSPGVQGATVTFSSSSSPAPPSSPTPPTPSGGSSTRQQNQSTPQPEDVPDVPGAVNQLPGVDQLTNDPQPLTVPDPRVSHRIWWLFGVLGVIVVLGGAYWLIRRHRSTPAELAADHPIDRTWATPPVHTEEDEETDELLSHIPGTAKPDPGSIITPKAPPEKK, from the coding sequence GTGGATCTAGCGAAAATCAAGCGTGTGGTGCTGTGGGTGGCCGTCTTGGTCGGGTTTTTGGGGTTTGGCCAAAGCGCCTCTGCTGCAACCGGGACAATATACCTAGCCCCGGCGATCACTAATCTGACAAATGGTGCAGAAGTATCAATGGCTCTGCGTATCAATCCGGGTGTGGACGTAAACGGCGTACAGGCCGAGATTACCTATGATGGTTCAAAGCTTCAGCTGGTCTCTGCCAGCGACGCTGGCAGTGCCTTTCCGGAAATAGCAGAACAGAACGTAGCGGCCAATCCTATATCGCTCACCCGAACTACTTCGGGGAATACGGTGAACGTAGACTCACTTATTATCACGCTTCGCTTCAAGGCAGTGGCGGCCAGTGGCAGTACCACGATATCTCTCACGGGCAACGCTGCCCAAGGCACGACAGTTACCAGTCCTGGGGTGCAGGGAGCAACCGTTACTTTTAGCTCTTCTAGCTCGCCGGCCCCACCAAGCTCACCCACTCCACCTACACCGTCTGGCGGTAGTAGCACGAGGCAACAGAACCAAAGTACTCCGCAGCCAGAAGATGTACCAGATGTGCCCGGAGCGGTCAATCAGCTGCCCGGAGTTGACCAGCTAACAAACGACCCCCAGCCTCTAACAGTACCCGACCCACGGGTATCGCACCGTATCTGGTGGCTCTTTGGCGTACTTGGCGTCATCGTTGTGCTGGGCGGTGCTTACTGGCTGATTCGTCGCCACCGATCTACACCGGCAGAGCTGGCTGCCGACCATCCCATTGATCGTACCTGGGCTACTCCGCCTGTCCACACGGAAGAAGACGAAGAAACCGACGAGCTGCTGAGCCATATCCCCGGCACGGCCAAGCCAGACCCTGGCAGTATCATTACGCCCAAGGCACCCCCCGAAAAAAAGTAA
- the sbcB gene encoding exodeoxyribonuclease I yields MSSSTFLFYDLETSGVSARDARIMQFAGQRTDLQLNPVGEPFNYLVRLSDDVLPEPDAILITGITPQKTLAEGMHEAEFLKIFHHDIAAPGTIFVGFNTVRFDDEFMRYTMYRNFYDPYEWQWQNGRSRWDILDVVRMTRALRPQGIQWPFDPKGKPTNRLELLTKLNKLDHSHAHDALNDVLATIAVAKMIRDKQPKLFDFLLQMRDKKEVAKLVQGGQPFVYSSGKYPSEFEKTTVVGKLADHPQAQSALVFDLRHDPEPFLKLNPNELAEAMRWSRDENAIRLPVKTIKFNRCPAIAPLGVLDADSQQRLKLDPAVYMANFKKLQAAQERLSTGVLQALELLDKKMQARLLQDEADVDTRLYDGFFDTQDKLKMSTVRAATAEELGGLDLTFKDDRLEALLPLYKARNHPKSLTAEERALWETFRERKLLGGGDQSRAAKFFNRLSELSQRTDLTGEQKYLLEELQLYGQGILPVTEQ; encoded by the coding sequence ATGAGCTCTTCGACTTTTCTGTTCTATGACTTAGAGACTTCGGGTGTTAGCGCCCGGGATGCGCGCATTATGCAGTTTGCTGGCCAGCGGACAGACCTGCAGCTCAATCCCGTGGGTGAGCCGTTTAACTATTTGGTTCGCCTGAGCGACGATGTCCTGCCCGAGCCGGACGCCATTCTGATTACGGGCATCACGCCCCAAAAAACCTTGGCCGAGGGAATGCACGAAGCTGAATTCTTAAAGATATTCCATCACGATATTGCCGCTCCAGGCACTATCTTTGTGGGCTTTAATACCGTACGGTTCGACGATGAGTTTATGCGCTACACTATGTATCGCAACTTTTATGACCCTTACGAATGGCAGTGGCAAAATGGCCGGTCACGTTGGGATATCTTGGACGTAGTACGCATGACACGTGCCCTGAGGCCGCAGGGAATACAGTGGCCGTTTGACCCCAAGGGCAAGCCAACCAACCGACTAGAGTTGCTGACCAAGCTGAATAAGCTGGATCACAGTCATGCTCATGACGCGCTCAATGACGTCCTGGCTACCATTGCGGTTGCTAAGATGATCCGCGACAAACAGCCCAAGCTATTTGATTTCTTGCTACAGATGCGCGACAAAAAAGAGGTGGCCAAGCTGGTCCAGGGTGGGCAGCCGTTTGTGTACAGCTCTGGCAAATACCCCAGCGAGTTCGAAAAAACTACTGTGGTTGGCAAGCTGGCTGACCATCCCCAGGCCCAGTCGGCCCTTGTCTTTGACCTGCGACACGATCCAGAGCCTTTCCTAAAACTCAATCCCAATGAATTGGCCGAGGCCATGCGCTGGAGTCGCGACGAAAATGCCATCCGACTGCCGGTCAAGACCATCAAATTCAACCGTTGTCCGGCCATAGCGCCCCTGGGAGTGCTCGATGCCGATAGCCAACAGCGGCTCAAGTTGGATCCGGCTGTCTATATGGCCAACTTCAAAAAACTGCAGGCTGCCCAGGAGCGCCTGAGTACCGGCGTATTGCAGGCGTTGGAGTTACTCGACAAGAAGATGCAAGCTCGCTTGCTGCAGGATGAGGCCGACGTAGATACTCGTTTGTACGACGGCTTTTTTGACACCCAGGACAAGCTAAAGATGAGCACCGTGCGGGCTGCCACTGCCGAAGAGCTGGGTGGCTTAGACCTGACCTTTAAAGACGATCGCCTGGAGGCACTGCTGCCACTGTATAAAGCCCGGAATCACCCCAAGTCACTGACCGCCGAAGAGCGGGCACTATGGGAAACGTTTCGGGAACGCAAGCTACTGGGCGGTGGCGACCAAAGCCGGGCCGCCAAGTTCTTTAACCGGCTGAGCGAGTTGTCGCAGCGCACCGACCTGACTGGCGAGCAGAAATATCTGCTGGAAGAGCTGCAATTATACGGCCAAGGTATACTGCCCGTTACTGAGCAATAG
- a CDS encoding prephenate dehydratase domain-containing protein produces the protein MKVAIQGIAGSFHHEAAQKMLGTDIELLHCDTFQQVFEAVESERADKGIVGVENSLHGSINAVYRLLARNSVWVQGETYLHVNQYLIAAGPKELTEIQTVMSQIMALAQCELWLDATMPQAHREETHDTAASVKYVVANPREPWAAIASKRAAELHGGTILAGPINDDEHNYTRFFLLNKDKSHLPEATKTSIILETNHQPGALYDALGAFAQASINLSKLDSHPIANDKRHYAFYIDFEAGLNEQLEHDVFDVLRAQGCTITTLGSYKPA, from the coding sequence ATGAAAGTCGCTATTCAAGGCATTGCTGGTTCGTTCCATCACGAAGCAGCGCAGAAAATGCTTGGAACAGATATAGAACTGCTGCACTGCGATACGTTTCAGCAAGTATTCGAGGCAGTCGAAAGCGAAAGAGCAGACAAAGGCATTGTTGGCGTAGAGAACAGTCTGCACGGCTCGATCAACGCGGTATATCGCCTGCTAGCGCGCAATTCGGTCTGGGTACAGGGCGAAACCTATTTGCATGTCAACCAATACCTTATAGCGGCGGGACCAAAAGAATTAACAGAAATTCAAACAGTCATGTCCCAAATCATGGCCCTTGCGCAGTGCGAGCTGTGGCTGGACGCCACCATGCCACAAGCGCACCGAGAAGAAACCCATGATACGGCCGCAAGCGTCAAATACGTCGTGGCCAACCCCCGGGAGCCCTGGGCTGCTATTGCCAGCAAACGCGCCGCAGAATTACATGGCGGCACCATTCTGGCAGGGCCAATTAACGACGACGAGCACAACTACACGCGCTTTTTCCTACTAAACAAAGATAAGAGTCATCTGCCGGAAGCTACCAAAACCAGCATCATCCTAGAGACCAACCATCAACCCGGTGCGCTCTATGACGCCCTCGGTGCTTTTGCCCAAGCCAGTATCAACCTGTCTAAGCTAGACAGCCATCCCATTGCCAATGACAAGCGCCACTACGCTTTTTATATAGATTTCGAGGCCGGGCTAAACGAACAGCTGGAACACGACGTCTTCGACGTTCTGCGCGCCCAAGGCTGCACCATAACAACCCTCGGCAGCTACAAACCTGCCTAA
- the uvrA gene encoding excinuclease ABC subunit UvrA, with amino-acid sequence MSEKIVVKGAREHNLKNVSVELPRNKLVVITGLSGSGKSSLAFDTIYAEGQRRYVESLSSYARQFLGLMEKPDVDQIDGLSPAISIDQKSTSRNPRSTVATVTEIYDYLRLLFARIGVPHCPICGKPVERQTTQAIVDQVAAMPEKARLMILAPVVEDKKGAFEHIPEQYQRAGFARARVDGVVYSLDEFPELDKNYKHSIEIVVDRLVNDEDSRGRLTQSVEQALDITDGKLKVINADDNSGRTFSLMYACIDHPDVMIPELEPRTFSFNSPHGACPICTGLGSRLEVDPELVIPNGRLTIAEGAIRPFNRINTDAWYTKKMQAVADRYGFSLHIATGELTKDQLDKILYGTGSEKYRVSLGIGRTFETAYEGVIPNLERRHKETESDFMRRDIERFMRERPCHECRGKRLKPEVLAVTVGDKSIMDICEMSIDEAIDYFNTVKFSAKEAHIANQVIKEICARLQFMQDVGLNYLNLLRSAVTLSGGEAQRIRLATQIGSGLQGVLYVLDEPSIGLHQRDNARLISTLKHLRDLGNTVLVVEHDEDTIRTADYLLDIGPGAGIHGGEIVAEGTPEEVANNPKSVTGKYLLGKKEIPVPKKRRKGNEKSILIKGARENNLKNVTVEIPLGMMVVVSGVSGSGKSSLINDILAKELSARLMRANEVPGSHDEIEGIKHLDKAIVIDQSPIGRTPRSNPATYTGLFTPIRELFASTPEAKIRGYSPGRFSFNVRGGRCENCSGDGIIKIEMHFLPDVYVPCEVCKGKRYNREALEIHYKGKTISDVLEMTCETALEFFENIPTIARKLQTIVDVGLGYIALGQPATTLSGGEAQRVKLATELSRRATGRTLYILDEPTTGLHMDDVNKLLGVLHALVDTGNSMVIIEHNLDVIKNADWLIDMGPEGGAGGGQIIARGTPEQVSRVKESYTGQYLKKML; translated from the coding sequence ATGAGTGAGAAAATTGTTGTTAAGGGAGCGCGCGAGCATAACCTCAAAAACGTGAGTGTTGAGTTGCCGCGGAACAAGCTGGTAGTTATTACCGGCCTGTCTGGTAGTGGCAAATCTTCGCTGGCTTTTGACACTATTTACGCCGAAGGGCAGCGACGGTATGTCGAATCACTCAGTTCCTATGCCCGCCAGTTCTTGGGCCTTATGGAAAAGCCCGACGTAGATCAGATTGACGGTCTATCCCCGGCAATCTCTATCGACCAAAAATCCACTAGTCGCAACCCGCGCAGTACGGTGGCCACTGTCACTGAAATTTATGACTATTTACGCCTGTTATTTGCCCGTATTGGTGTGCCACATTGTCCTATTTGTGGCAAGCCAGTCGAACGACAAACTACCCAGGCTATCGTAGACCAAGTTGCGGCTATGCCAGAAAAAGCCCGGTTGATGATCCTGGCACCGGTGGTCGAAGACAAAAAGGGAGCGTTCGAACACATCCCCGAACAATACCAGCGGGCCGGTTTTGCGCGTGCCCGCGTTGATGGCGTGGTTTATTCTCTGGACGAGTTCCCCGAACTAGACAAAAATTATAAGCACTCTATAGAAATTGTGGTGGATCGCCTAGTTAATGACGAAGACAGCCGCGGCCGCCTAACCCAAAGTGTCGAACAAGCCCTAGATATCACCGACGGCAAGCTGAAAGTAATCAACGCCGACGATAATAGCGGCCGGACCTTTAGCCTCATGTACGCCTGTATTGACCACCCCGACGTCATGATTCCAGAGCTAGAGCCCCGTACTTTTAGCTTTAATAGCCCGCATGGCGCCTGTCCTATCTGTACGGGCTTGGGTTCTCGGCTAGAGGTTGACCCAGAGCTGGTGATTCCTAATGGCCGGCTGACTATTGCCGAGGGTGCCATTCGACCCTTCAACCGTATCAACACTGATGCCTGGTACACCAAAAAGATGCAGGCAGTAGCGGATCGCTATGGCTTTAGCTTGCACATTGCAACGGGTGAGCTGACCAAAGATCAGCTGGATAAAATCCTGTACGGAACGGGCAGCGAAAAGTATCGTGTGTCCCTGGGTATTGGCCGCACGTTCGAGACCGCTTATGAAGGAGTTATCCCTAATCTAGAACGCCGCCACAAAGAAACCGAGAGTGACTTTATGCGCCGTGATATCGAGCGCTTCATGCGTGAGCGCCCCTGCCATGAGTGTCGTGGCAAGCGCCTCAAGCCAGAAGTACTGGCGGTGACTGTGGGCGACAAATCCATTATGGATATCTGCGAAATGTCCATCGACGAAGCCATCGACTACTTCAATACTGTCAAATTCTCTGCAAAAGAGGCGCACATTGCCAATCAGGTTATTAAAGAGATCTGTGCGCGGCTGCAGTTCATGCAAGACGTGGGGCTGAACTATCTGAACCTGCTTAGAAGCGCGGTGACGCTGTCCGGCGGCGAAGCCCAGCGTATTCGTTTGGCTACTCAGATTGGGTCTGGTCTGCAGGGCGTGCTGTACGTACTGGACGAGCCAAGTATTGGCTTGCACCAACGCGACAATGCCCGACTGATTAGTACGCTCAAGCATCTGCGCGACCTAGGCAACACGGTATTGGTGGTAGAACACGACGAAGACACTATTCGTACGGCAGACTACTTACTAGACATTGGTCCAGGCGCTGGCATCCATGGTGGCGAAATAGTGGCCGAAGGTACGCCAGAAGAAGTGGCCAACAATCCAAAGAGTGTTACGGGCAAGTATTTGCTGGGCAAAAAAGAGATCCCCGTACCCAAGAAGCGTCGCAAAGGGAACGAGAAATCAATTCTGATCAAGGGCGCCCGCGAGAATAACCTCAAAAACGTAACAGTCGAGATTCCTCTGGGCATGATGGTGGTTGTCAGCGGCGTATCTGGCTCTGGCAAATCGAGCCTGATCAACGATATTCTAGCCAAGGAACTGTCTGCTCGGCTGATGCGGGCCAACGAAGTACCAGGCAGTCATGACGAGATAGAGGGGATCAAGCACCTGGACAAGGCCATCGTGATAGACCAGTCACCCATTGGCCGGACGCCGCGCTCTAACCCTGCCACCTACACCGGCTTGTTTACGCCCATTCGTGAGCTGTTTGCCAGCACGCCAGAGGCCAAGATTCGTGGCTATAGCCCTGGACGCTTTAGCTTTAACGTGCGTGGTGGCCGGTGCGAAAACTGCTCTGGTGACGGCATCATCAAAATAGAAATGCACTTTTTGCCCGATGTGTACGTGCCATGCGAGGTCTGCAAGGGCAAGCGCTATAACCGCGAAGCGTTAGAGATTCATTACAAAGGCAAGACCATCAGCGATGTGCTAGAAATGACCTGCGAAACTGCGCTGGAATTCTTTGAAAACATCCCGACCATTGCCCGCAAGCTGCAGACTATTGTAGACGTAGGCTTGGGCTACATTGCCCTGGGCCAACCGGCCACCACGCTGTCTGGCGGCGAAGCTCAACGTGTTAAGCTTGCCACCGAACTGTCTCGCCGGGCCACGGGGCGGACATTATACATCCTGGACGAACCAACCACCGGGCTGCACATGGACGACGTGAATAAACTGCTGGGTGTGCTGCACGCCCTGGTAGACACCGGTAACAGTATGGTCATAATCGAACACAATCTAGACGTTATTAAAAACGCTGACTGGCTGATAGACATGGGGCCAGAGGGCGGTGCCGGGGGCGGGCAAATCATAGCCCGCGGTACACCAGAGCAAGTGTCGCGAGTCAAAGAGTCCTACACCGGTCAGTACCTCAAGAAAATGCTCTAG
- a CDS encoding NUDIX domain-containing protein codes for MPEKLHKTQLSILRTLRRNPTARFTELMLPTGQESDTFKFHVRKLAQIGYIQKLPNGLYSLTVQGKEFANNLNEQKRATQKQPKLSVVLIVAKPGQAGEPLYLFQKRLRQPYYGYWGHMSGPVQWGEDLPETARRELRKQTGLTASFTVRAFHRSMDYSQEEESLLEDKLFGILQAAEISGELSDAWSGGHNQWMTVAELVQQPDYFAPTLKFIELAQVGESYTSEQLHYKANEY; via the coding sequence ATGCCCGAAAAATTACATAAAACACAGCTATCTATCCTTCGCACGCTGCGCCGCAACCCGACTGCGCGCTTCACTGAGTTAATGCTGCCCACTGGCCAGGAGAGCGACACCTTTAAGTTCCATGTGCGCAAGCTGGCGCAGATAGGTTACATACAAAAACTACCAAACGGGCTCTACAGCCTGACAGTTCAAGGCAAAGAATTCGCCAATAATCTGAACGAGCAAAAACGCGCTACTCAGAAACAGCCAAAACTATCGGTTGTTTTGATCGTGGCCAAGCCCGGCCAGGCCGGCGAGCCATTATATCTGTTTCAAAAACGATTGCGCCAGCCGTACTACGGATACTGGGGTCATATGAGCGGCCCTGTGCAGTGGGGTGAGGACTTGCCAGAAACCGCGCGGCGAGAACTTCGCAAGCAGACTGGCCTGACAGCCTCATTTACCGTGCGAGCTTTTCATAGGAGTATGGATTACAGCCAAGAAGAGGAATCACTCCTAGAAGACAAGCTGTTCGGCATTCTACAGGCAGCCGAAATTTCGGGTGAACTATCCGACGCATGGAGCGGCGGACATAACCAGTGGATGACTGTCGCGGAGCTAGTGCAGCAACCAGATTATTTTGCACCCACGCTCAAATTTATTGAGCTGGCACAAGTCGGTGAATCCTACACCTCAGAACAGCTTCATTATAAAGCGAACGAATACTAA
- a CDS encoding NUDIX hydrolase, which produces MNKNTLFQYCPKFVLFSEDKTKVLFAKRFGEQDYDGVYSLIGGKTEITDESLLAGLKREKEEEIGESAKVRICWKMSCYQILFRKKDGNSMIIPHHVALYDGGEIRLNPEEYADYKWIPIDEFPAFEPKIANNVDVLQAAQRLLPLLTDDDFDEV; this is translated from the coding sequence ATGAACAAAAACACTCTTTTTCAATATTGCCCCAAATTTGTATTATTCTCTGAAGATAAGACAAAGGTCTTGTTTGCCAAGCGCTTTGGCGAGCAAGATTATGACGGCGTTTATTCGCTTATTGGCGGCAAAACCGAAATCACTGATGAGTCACTGTTGGCCGGGCTCAAGCGCGAAAAAGAAGAAGAGATTGGCGAGTCTGCCAAGGTTAGAATCTGCTGGAAGATGAGCTGCTACCAAATACTATTCCGCAAAAAAGATGGCAACAGTATGATTATTCCTCATCACGTGGCGCTGTATGATGGTGGCGAGATTCGGCTCAATCCCGAGGAGTACGCTGACTACAAATGGATACCGATTGATGAGTTCCCGGCATTCGAACCCAAGATTGCAAATAATGTTGACGTTCTGCAGGCCGCACAGCGTTTGCTGCCACTTTTGACCGACGACGACTTTGACGAAGTTTAA
- a CDS encoding VTT domain-containing protein, translated as MVSIDKIILSGGLIAIGATVFAESGLLIGFFLPGDTLLFGAGILAAQGTLPLPWLIMVVIISAIAGDNVGYSIGRRTGKRLFHKKESILFKPEHLERAEEFYEKHGGKTIILARFVPVVRTFAPMVAGIGKMSRQRFMFFNIIGGVLWGGGVTLLGYWLGTKMPWLENYITDVILAILVLTIALSAFHILKEPDNRKLLIKRIKIWKRDITLNKKAD; from the coding sequence GTGGTAAGTATTGATAAGATTATTCTTAGTGGTGGCCTGATCGCCATCGGCGCTACCGTCTTTGCCGAATCAGGGCTGCTTATAGGGTTCTTTTTGCCGGGCGACACGTTGTTATTTGGTGCCGGTATTTTAGCAGCCCAAGGCACGCTGCCGCTACCGTGGCTGATTATGGTGGTTATTATTTCGGCCATTGCTGGCGACAACGTAGGCTACAGCATTGGTAGACGCACCGGCAAACGCTTGTTCCACAAAAAAGAGAGCATCTTATTCAAGCCCGAGCACCTAGAGCGGGCCGAGGAGTTTTATGAAAAACACGGCGGCAAGACTATCATCTTGGCCCGCTTTGTCCCAGTGGTGCGCACTTTTGCGCCCATGGTTGCCGGTATCGGCAAAATGTCCAGGCAACGATTCATGTTCTTTAATATCATCGGTGGCGTACTATGGGGCGGCGGCGTAACCTTGCTGGGTTACTGGCTGGGTACCAAAATGCCCTGGCTAGAGAACTATATTACCGATGTTATTTTGGCAATTCTAGTACTAACCATCGCGCTGTCCGCCTTCCATATCCTGAAAGAACCCGACAATCGCAAACTTCTCATAAAACGCATAAAAATATGGAAGCGCGACATAACCCTCAACAAAAAAGCAGATTAA
- a CDS encoding transposase, giving the protein MKVYGPQHVYHVYNRGNNKELVFRVSEDYAVFLNILKRYLGEKQENDSLGRLYKNFSSEIELVAFCLMPNHYHLLLYQETADGITKLMKSITASYTGYFNKKYEHVGHVFQGTFKASLIDQESYWQHISRYIHLNPRQWRNWRWSSLPYYLGEKQSDWVKPERLLGVFEGHDYLSFVSDHEDHKAMLDELKTMLAN; this is encoded by the coding sequence GTGAAAGTATACGGCCCTCAGCACGTCTATCACGTATATAATAGGGGCAACAACAAAGAACTAGTCTTTCGAGTGTCAGAGGATTACGCGGTTTTCCTTAATATCTTAAAAAGATATCTCGGAGAAAAGCAAGAGAATGATTCGCTAGGGAGATTGTATAAGAACTTTAGTAGCGAGATTGAGCTAGTGGCCTTTTGCTTGATGCCAAATCACTACCATTTACTCCTGTATCAAGAGACCGCAGATGGCATTACAAAACTAATGAAAAGTATTACTGCCTCTTACACGGGCTATTTCAATAAAAAATATGAACATGTGGGCCATGTTTTTCAGGGGACGTTCAAGGCTTCGCTGATTGATCAAGAGAGCTACTGGCAGCATATTTCACGCTATATTCACTTAAATCCCCGGCAGTGGCGAAACTGGAGGTGGTCAAGCTTGCCTTATTATCTTGGTGAAAAACAATCTGATTGGGTGAAGCCGGAGCGTTTGTTAGGGGTATTTGAGGGGCATGATTACTTGAGTTTTGTATCTGACCATGAAGACCACAAGGCTATGCTCGATGAATTAAAGACCATGTTGGCCAACTAG